In the Campylobacter showae genome, one interval contains:
- the tsaD gene encoding tRNA (adenosine(37)-N6)-threonylcarbamoyltransferase complex transferase subunit TsaD — protein MILGIESSCDDSSVALLDIETLELKFHKKISQDAEHCAFGGVVPELAARLHTAALPKILEQIKAELPRVKAVAVTNEPGLSVSLVGGVAMAKALASSLRVPLIAVNHLAGHVYSLFLTQEARLPAGVLLVSGGHTMVLDIGADGAVGVLAATMDDSFGESFDKVAKILGLGYPGGVAVEKAAKSGRERFKFTVPLLGDARTAYSFSGLKNQVRVETEKLAASGNLGAQDVADICFAFENTACKHILNKLEKIFAQRKFERFGVVGGASANLNLRSRLQALCEKHGCELICAPLEFCSDNAAMIARAGREKYLRGEFAGLDLQASPRSELTRI, from the coding sequence CTGATTTTAGGCATAGAAAGCAGCTGCGACGACAGCTCGGTGGCGCTACTGGACATCGAGACGCTGGAGCTAAAATTTCACAAAAAAATCTCGCAAGATGCCGAGCACTGCGCATTTGGCGGAGTGGTTCCGGAGCTAGCCGCACGCCTTCATACGGCTGCGCTACCTAAAATTTTAGAGCAGATCAAAGCAGAACTACCCCGCGTAAAAGCCGTCGCCGTCACGAACGAGCCGGGGCTATCCGTGAGCCTAGTTGGCGGCGTCGCGATGGCAAAGGCGCTGGCCTCGTCGCTGCGCGTGCCGCTAATCGCGGTAAATCACCTCGCCGGGCACGTGTATTCGCTATTTTTGACGCAGGAGGCGCGGCTGCCTGCGGGCGTGCTACTCGTTAGCGGCGGGCACACGATGGTGCTAGATATCGGCGCGGACGGGGCTGTCGGCGTGCTAGCCGCGACGATGGACGATAGTTTTGGCGAGAGCTTTGACAAGGTCGCAAAGATACTGGGGCTTGGGTATCCGGGCGGCGTAGCGGTCGAAAAGGCGGCAAAGAGCGGGCGCGAGAGGTTTAAATTTACCGTGCCGCTGCTTGGCGACGCGCGCACGGCGTATAGCTTCTCGGGGCTAAAAAATCAGGTCCGCGTCGAAACCGAAAAGCTCGCCGCAAGCGGGAATCTGGGCGCGCAGGACGTTGCCGACATCTGCTTTGCCTTTGAAAATACCGCCTGTAAGCATATCTTAAACAAGCTAGAAAAGATCTTTGCCCAGCGTAAATTTGAGCGTTTCGGCGTCGTGGGCGGAGCTAGCGCGAATCTAAATCTGCGCTCCCGTCTGCAAGCTCTGTGTGAGAAGCACGGCTGCGAGCTCATCTGCGCGCCGCTGGAGTTTTGCTCCGATAATGCCGCGATGATCGCGCGTGCGGGACGCGAAAAATACCTGCGCGGCGAGTTTGCGGGGCTTGATCTGCAAGCAAGTCCTAGAAGCGAGCTAACGAGGATTTAG
- a CDS encoding 3'(2'),5'-bisphosphate nucleotidase CysQ codes for MQNLLNLAKLAAVKAGDEIMKFYAHKGFDDEILAASSTLPKSACSQNCRDFEVNLKNDHSPVTSADLAANAAIFETLKSSQIPICSEEKILVESARTFWLIDPLDGTKDFIEGSGEFCVCIALIEDARPVLGVIYVPVTGEIYSAAKSERTQKELYKSGAFIPQILAAKEHAPQTIISGKRGKNVTAGKLASALNLGIARLSSAIKYCRIAENLAGAYMRYSPSSIWDNAAGEIIAAGAGAKMIDLATLKAPIYDAASLKNNEFIVIAKDFIAREGEILRAIKELNL; via the coding sequence ATGCAAAATTTACTAAACCTAGCCAAGCTTGCGGCCGTAAAAGCAGGCGACGAGATAATGAAATTTTACGCCCACAAGGGCTTTGACGACGAGATTTTAGCAGCCAGTTCGACTTTGCCCAAAAGCGCATGCAGCCAAAACTGCCGGGATTTCGAGGTAAATTTAAAAAACGATCATTCGCCCGTGACCTCGGCCGATCTCGCGGCAAACGCTGCGATATTTGAAACGCTAAAAAGCTCGCAGATCCCGATCTGCTCGGAGGAAAAGATTTTAGTCGAGAGCGCGCGAACGTTTTGGCTCATCGATCCGCTAGACGGCACGAAGGATTTTATCGAGGGCAGCGGCGAGTTTTGCGTCTGCATCGCACTCATAGAGGACGCACGCCCGGTTCTTGGCGTCATCTACGTGCCGGTTACCGGCGAAATTTATAGTGCTGCAAAAAGCGAACGAACGCAAAAAGAGCTTTATAAAAGCGGCGCGTTTATCCCGCAAATTTTAGCCGCAAAAGAACATGCGCCGCAAACGATAATCAGCGGCAAACGCGGCAAAAACGTAACGGCCGGCAAGCTCGCAAGCGCCCTAAATTTGGGCATCGCGCGGCTAAGCTCGGCGATCAAATACTGCCGCATCGCCGAAAATCTCGCGGGCGCTTACATGCGCTACTCGCCAAGCTCTATCTGGGACAACGCCGCAGGCGAGATTATCGCTGCTGGTGCTGGCGCAAAGATGATCGATCTAGCGACGCTCAAAGCCCCGATCTACGACGCCGCCTCGCTAAAAAATAACGAATTTATCGTCATCGCAAAGGATTTTATAGCCCGCGAGGGTGAAATTTTACGAGCGATCAAAGAGTTAAATTTATAG
- a CDS encoding citrate synthase, which translates to MSDTVTLTDNRNGKSYDFPILHGTMGPDVIDISTFFSDTGMFTFDRGYTSTAMCRSSITYIDGLKGELMYRGYDIAYLAENKTFIDVAYLLLNKELPDKKQYDEFKLELKKRSFIHEGMMKIFDAFPDKAHPMAILQAAVSALSAFYFDHLNMDKPEEYHEMAMRIIAKIPTIAAFSYRFSRGLPIIYPNLDRGFTENFLYMMRAYPYEHVDLKPIEVKALDTVFMLHADHEQNASTTTVRTVGSTHAHPYACIAAGIGALWGWAHGGANEGVIRQLEQIGSVENVDKYIARAKDKNDPFRLMGFGHRVYKNFDPRAKVLKSMCDRLFDEIGINTELLKIAKKIEEIALNDEYFISRNLYPNVDFYSGLILKALSIPNDMFAVIFVIGRIPGWISQWIELKEQESIKIVRPRQLYVGKTNRTPK; encoded by the coding sequence ATGAGCGATACGGTTACGCTAACAGACAACAGAAACGGCAAAAGCTACGACTTTCCGATACTGCACGGTACGATGGGGCCCGACGTCATCGACATCTCGACCTTTTTTAGCGATACGGGAATGTTTACGTTTGACCGCGGATATACCTCGACGGCGATGTGCCGCTCTAGCATCACTTATATCGACGGGCTAAAAGGCGAGCTGATGTACCGCGGCTACGACATCGCGTATCTAGCGGAAAACAAAACCTTCATCGACGTGGCGTATCTGCTGCTAAATAAAGAGCTACCGGATAAAAAGCAATACGACGAATTTAAACTCGAGCTTAAAAAGCGCAGCTTCATCCACGAGGGCATGATGAAAATTTTCGACGCTTTCCCGGACAAGGCGCATCCGATGGCGATCTTGCAAGCGGCGGTCTCGGCGCTTTCGGCGTTTTACTTCGATCACCTAAACATGGATAAGCCCGAGGAGTACCACGAGATGGCGATGCGAATAATCGCAAAGATCCCGACTATCGCGGCGTTTTCTTATAGATTTTCGCGCGGATTGCCGATCATTTATCCGAATTTAGACCGCGGCTTTACGGAAAATTTCCTCTACATGATGAGAGCCTATCCGTACGAGCACGTGGATCTAAAACCTATCGAGGTTAAGGCGCTAGATACGGTCTTTATGCTGCACGCCGACCACGAGCAAAACGCATCCACGACGACCGTGCGCACCGTAGGCTCGACGCACGCGCACCCGTATGCGTGTATCGCCGCGGGTATCGGAGCGCTATGGGGCTGGGCGCATGGGGGAGCAAACGAAGGCGTCATCCGCCAGCTAGAGCAAATCGGCTCGGTCGAAAACGTCGATAAATACATCGCCCGCGCCAAGGACAAAAACGATCCGTTTAGGCTGATGGGCTTTGGTCACCGCGTGTATAAAAACTTCGATCCGCGCGCTAAGGTGTTAAAATCCATGTGCGACCGGCTATTTGACGAGATCGGTATAAACACCGAGCTTTTAAAAATCGCCAAAAAGATCGAGGAGATCGCGCTAAACGACGAGTATTTCATCTCGCGCAACCTCTACCCGAACGTCGATTTTTACTCGGGACTGATTTTAAAGGCGCTTAGCATACCAAACGATATGTTTGCGGTTATTTTCGTCATCGGTAGGATCCCGGGCTGGATCAGTCAGTGGATAGAGCTAAAAGAGCAGGAGAGCATCAAGATCGTGAGGCCGAGGCAGTTGTACGTGGGCAAGACGAACAGAACGCCGAAGTGA
- a CDS encoding cation:proton antiporter: MQANGLNILIALAFIIFTSPYFSKILRIPIAPVEIILGSLAGYFGFIGHNEMFKIVSEVGFFYLMFLAGTEVDLKLFFTIDKKILKTGVIYLAILYLLSGLLTFSFDLNRLFILIVPLMAVGMIFTLFKEYGKNEEWLNIGMLIASIGEVVSITLLTFVGAYMKFGAGSELAFSIIYLSGFLAAAVIGYKTLNVLFWWYPQLRVILMPHYDNSEKDIRLCMALFFGIIALMLYLNLEIAFGAFVAGTFIATFFDHKKDLPHKLASFGFGFLVPTFFVHIGSTFKLNAFMIDGVVRDAALITGVMIGFRLAASTVFLNILGLKNTVLFALSHSMPLTLLIAVATIAYKSGGINENFYFSFILASLTQAIIVTICIKILMSYENKNLQKEPK; the protein is encoded by the coding sequence TTGCAGGCAAACGGGCTAAATATCCTCATCGCGCTAGCTTTTATCATCTTTACGTCGCCGTATTTTTCTAAAATTTTACGCATCCCTATCGCGCCCGTGGAGATTATTTTGGGCTCATTGGCGGGGTATTTCGGCTTTATCGGGCATAACGAAATGTTTAAAATCGTGAGCGAAGTAGGCTTTTTTTACCTCATGTTTTTAGCGGGCACGGAGGTCGATCTCAAGCTATTTTTCACGATAGATAAAAAGATCCTAAAAACGGGCGTCATCTATCTGGCGATACTTTACCTGCTCTCGGGGCTGCTGACGTTTTCGTTTGATCTAAACCGCCTTTTTATCCTCATCGTGCCACTGATGGCCGTGGGTATGATATTTACGCTATTTAAGGAGTACGGCAAAAACGAGGAGTGGCTAAACATCGGCATGCTCATCGCCTCGATCGGCGAAGTCGTGAGCATCACGCTGCTAACCTTCGTCGGCGCGTATATGAAATTTGGCGCCGGTAGCGAGCTAGCGTTTTCGATCATATATCTTAGCGGATTTTTAGCCGCGGCGGTGATCGGCTATAAGACGCTAAACGTGCTGTTTTGGTGGTATCCGCAGCTGCGCGTCATCCTGATGCCCCACTACGACAACTCCGAAAAAGACATCCGCCTGTGTATGGCGCTGTTTTTTGGCATCATCGCGCTTATGCTTTATTTAAATTTAGAAATTGCGTTTGGCGCATTTGTGGCGGGGACCTTTATCGCGACGTTTTTCGATCACAAAAAAGACCTCCCGCACAAGCTTGCAAGCTTTGGCTTCGGCTTTTTGGTGCCGACCTTTTTCGTCCATATCGGCTCGACGTTTAAGCTTAATGCCTTTATGATAGACGGAGTCGTGCGCGACGCGGCGCTGATAACGGGCGTCATGATAGGCTTTAGACTAGCGGCTAGCACGGTGTTTTTAAACATCTTGGGGCTAAAAAATACCGTCCTTTTCGCGCTCTCGCACTCGATGCCGCTGACGCTTCTTATTGCGGTTGCTACCATAGCCTACAAATCAGGCGGTATAAACGAAAATTTTTACTTCTCTTTCATACTAGCGAGCCTAACTCAGGCTATAATAGTAACGATTTGCATCAAAATCCTAATGAGCTACGAAAATAAAAATTTGCAAAAGGAGCCAAAATGA
- a CDS encoding biotin synthase → MKTIMLCAICSVSSGNCSEDCGYCTQSAGINADIEKYKMKTAEQVVAEARIAAANHALGFCLVTSGARLTDKKTEEIARLARAVNKEVPNLMLIACNGMATLPQLKELKSAGVFSYNHNLETSREFFPQICSTHSWDERWQTNVDAKEAGLMLCTGGIYGLGESEADRASLQASLKELDPFSSPINFFIPNDALRVKRPPMIADEALKIIDDTVRALPNARVMIAGGREKILGERQYEIFDHGVAAVVIGDYLTTKGEVASRDIAEFQARGFNFATLCH, encoded by the coding sequence ATGAAAACTATTATGTTATGCGCCATCTGTTCGGTAAGCTCCGGCAACTGCTCCGAGGACTGCGGCTACTGCACGCAAAGCGCAGGTATAAACGCCGATATCGAAAAATACAAAATGAAAACCGCCGAGCAGGTAGTCGCCGAAGCTAGGATCGCGGCGGCAAACCACGCGCTGGGCTTTTGCCTAGTCACCAGCGGCGCAAGACTCACGGACAAAAAGACCGAGGAGATCGCCCGCCTCGCGCGCGCCGTAAATAAAGAAGTCCCAAACCTCATGCTAATCGCCTGTAACGGCATGGCGACGCTACCTCAGCTAAAAGAGCTCAAAAGCGCGGGCGTGTTTAGCTACAACCACAACCTAGAAACCTCGCGCGAGTTTTTCCCGCAAATTTGCTCGACGCACAGCTGGGACGAGCGCTGGCAGACCAACGTCGACGCCAAAGAAGCGGGGCTAATGCTCTGCACGGGCGGCATTTACGGCCTTGGCGAGAGCGAGGCCGACCGCGCGAGCCTGCAAGCTAGCCTAAAAGAGCTCGATCCCTTTTCAAGCCCGATAAATTTCTTTATACCAAACGATGCGCTACGCGTCAAACGGCCGCCTATGATAGCGGACGAGGCGCTAAAAATTATCGACGACACCGTCCGCGCGCTACCTAACGCTCGCGTGATGATAGCAGGCGGTCGCGAGAAAATTTTAGGCGAACGCCAATACGAAATCTTCGATCACGGCGTCGCAGCCGTCGTCATCGGCGATTATCTCACGACTAAGGGCGAGGTCGCTAGCCGCGATATCGCCGAGTTTCAAGCGCGAGGATTTAACTTCGCTACGCTTTGCCACTGA